Genomic window (Sphingomonas sp. S1-29):
CTGTCACCGAGCCGGCCCATCACCAGCGGGCGGATGCCGAGCGGATCGCGGCAGGCGATCATCCCCTCGGGGGTCATGCAGATCAGCGAATAGGCACCCTCGACCTGGCGCAGCGCATCGATGAACTTGTCGAGCAGCGAGCGGTAGCTCGACGTGGCGACGAGGTGGATGATGACTTCGGTATCGCTGGTCGACTGGAAGATCGAACCGCGGCGCACCAGGTCGCGCTTGAGCCGCATCGCGTTCGAGATGTTGCCGTTGTGCGCGATCGCGAATCCGCCGCTCGCCAGGTCGGCGTAGAGCGGCTGGACGTTGCGCAGCGCGGTCTCGCCCGTGGTCGAATAGCGGACATGGCCGGCGGCGACGGTGCCGGGGAGCTGGCGGATGATGTCGTCGCGGTCGAAATTGCCCGCGACATGCCCCATCGCGCGATGGGTGTGGAACTGGACGCCGTCATAGCTCGAAATGCCCGCGGCTTCCTGCCCGCGATGCTGCAGCGCGTGGAGCCCGAGCGCGACCAGCGCCGCGGCGCTGTCGGTTCCCGAAACGCCGAACACACCGCATTCCTCGCGCAGCTTGTCGTCATCGAACGGATTGGTGGTTCGCATACGGCCAGTGCTTTGTTAGTGGGGTAGCCGGGCATATAGGGGGTCGATCGGACTTTGTCGCCTGTTTGTAACACGCGTGTTGAAGTCGCGGGCGCGGAAGCCCGGGTGGCAGGTTGGAGGCGGCGTTGCGGTTCATGGATTTCAGTTCGTGGCAGGGGATCTTGACCACGATCGGCGGGCTGGCGCTGGTGACGCTGATCGGCGTCGGCATCCGGCTGGTGGTGATGACGACTATCCAGCAGCGGCGCGAACGGATGAACCGCCAGATCAACGAGCGGCTGCGCACGCTGATCGCCGCCTACAAGGTGCTCGGCGGGTCGTTCACCGGCAACCTCGCGGTCGATCCGGCGCATCTGGGCGACCTGCGCCGCGCGGGTGCGGCGGCGCCCGATGCCGAGGGGGTCGCCCCGGTCGACCTGTCGGCCGAGGCGCTGGGGTCGGACCGGTCGCGCCGGATCCGCGATTCGGTAGAGGCGGCGCTGGCCGATATCCTGTTGCTTGGCACCGACGAGCATGTCCGGCTGGCCGAGCGCGCGGCGCGCGACCTGGTCGCGGGGCGCAGCGTGCATGTCCATGAGCTGGTGGTGTCGCTGCGCGACTATGTCCGCCACGCGCTGCAGCTGGGGCCGATCCCCGCCGATGTCGCGGCGTCGATCCCGGTGCAGGGGCCGACCCGCCCGGCGGGGTCGGGCGGCGGCAAGGGCAGGGGCGGCGGCGATGGCGAGCGTGGCGGTGGCGGCAGGGGCGGCGGCGGCAGGGGCGGTGGCGGTGCGGCGATGGGCGGGGGCATGGCGGTAGGCGGCATGGGGATCGGCGCAGGGGTTAGTGCTCCCGATACCGCCAGCGAGAGTTCGCCGCGCTGACCGATTGAAGGGCGCTCGATCGCTGACTACACCCGCCCGATGGACGATCGCGAAACCGGGCTGACGCTGGCCCCCCGATATGATGCTGCGGGACTCATCACCGCCGTCGCCACCGATGCTGCCACTGGCGAGGTGCTGATGCTCGCGCATATGAACGCCGAGGCGCTGGCGGCGACCGTCGCCAACCGCGAGGCGACCTTCTGGTCGCGCAGCCGCGGGCGGCTCTGGAAGAAGGGCGAGAGCTCGGGGCATGTGCTGCGCGTGCGCGATATCCGCATCGACTGCGACCAGGACGCGGTGTGGCTGATCGTCGAGCCTGCGGGGCCGGCTTGCCATACCGGCGCGCGGAGTTGCTTCTATCGCCGGGTGACCGCCGGGGGGCTCGAGGCGGTGGGCGATGAGGTGCCGGGGGCGGCGTGAGGCTTCCGATGCCTAACCGTCGCGTCACCCCGGACGTGGTCCGGGGTCCACGCCGCCCCTCGCGGAGGCGGTGGATGGGGCGCGGTGGACCCCGGACCAAGTCCGGGGTGACGGTTGGGCGGGGGGTGACGATCTCGTTGGGGTTCGCGATCCACCTTATCCTCGCGGCCTGCTCCGGCGAGTCCCCCCGCAATCCCGCCGAACCGCTCGACCTCGAAACCGCCGCGATCGAACGCGGGCTGGTGCGCGATCCCGACGATGTCAGCCTCGCGGGCCTGTACGCCCGCGACACCGATCGGCTGTGCCTGATCGGCGAGGGCGGCGCCTACCGGATCGGCGCGACGGTCGATTACGGCCAGGGCGTCGATTGCTCGGCGCGCGGCACCGCGACTCGCGCGGGTTCGACCTTGCGGGTCGAGCTCGGCGACGGCTGCGCGTTCGACGCGACGATCGCGGGCGAGCGGATCGTGTTTCCACCGCGCGTACCCAAGGCCTGTGCGCGCCGGTGCCGCTCGCGCGCCTCGCTCGGTGCGCTGACCGTCGATCGGCTGTCGGGGGTCGAGGCCGAGGCACGCGCGCTGCGCGATCCGCGCGGGCGCCCCTTGTGCGACAGCGACCCGGCTAGTTGACGTTTACGTAAAGGTCGGGTATTTCCCGACAATGCCCAATGCGCTTTCCATCATGACCGCGCTCGCGCCGATCGCGCCGCGCCAGGACCTCGAATGCTTCACCATCTCGGACCTGTGCGCCGAGTTCGGGGTCACCGCGCGCGCGCTGCGCTTCTACGAGGATGAGGGGCTGATCGCCCCCGAACGTCGCGGCATGTCTCGAATCTATTCGCATCGCGATCGCGCGCGGCTGGCGTGGATCCTGCGCGGCAAGCGCGTCGGGTTCAGCCTGGGCGAGATCCGCGAGATGATCGACCTGTACGATGTCGGCGACGGCCGCCAAGTCCAGCGCCAAGTAACGATCGAGCGCTGCCGCGCGCGCGTCGCGACGTTGGAAGCGCAGAAGCACGACATCGACGAAGCGATCGCCGAACTCAACGCCTTCCTGTCCGTCGTCGACGGCCAGGCCGCGCCGAACTGACCAGAACCAAAGACTGACCGGAGAGACCCATGCCGCAATATACGCCGCCCGTGCGCGATACGCGCTTCATCCTCGATCACGTCGTTCAGCTCGACAAGCACGCCAACCTGCCGGGCTTCGCCAATGCCACCCCCGACGTGGTGAACGCGGTGCTCGAAGAGGGCGGCAAGTTCGTCGCCGAGGTGCTGTTCCCCGTAAACCTGTCGGGCGACCAGCAGGGCTGCACCCGCCACGCCGATGGCAGCGTGACCACGCCTGACGGTTTCAAGGAAGCGTATAAGCAGTTTGTCGAGAGCGGCTGGGCGACGCTGGCGGCGCCCGAGGAGTTCGGCGGCCAGGCGATGCCGCACGTCGTCTCGACCGCGTTCGAGGAATATATGATCTCGGCCAACATGGCCTTCGCGATGTATCCGGGGCTGACCCACGGCGCGATCGCCGCATTGCTCGCCAAGGGATCGCAGGCGCAGAAGGAGCTCTACGTTCCCAAGATGGTGTCGGGCGAATGGGGCGGCACGATGAACCTGACCGAGCCGCAATGCGGCACCGATCTGGGGCTGATCAAGACCAAGGCCGAGCCGCAGGGAGACGGCAGCTATGCGATCACCGGCACCAAGATCTTCATTTCGTCGGGCGAGCACGACCTGACCTCGAACATCATCCATTTGGTGCTCGCCAAGACGCCGGGCGCGCCCGACAGCTCGAAGGGGATCAGCCTGTTCGTGGTGCCCAAGGTCCTGGTCAACGACGACGGATCGCTGGGCGACCGCAACGGGGTCACCTGCGGGTCGATCGAGCACAAGATGGGCATCCACGCCAATTCGACCTGCGTGATGAACTATGACGGCGCGACCGGCTGGCTGGTGGGCGAGGAGATGAAGGG
Coding sequences:
- the hisI gene encoding phosphoribosyl-AMP cyclohydrolase, which translates into the protein MDDRETGLTLAPRYDAAGLITAVATDAATGEVLMLAHMNAEALAATVANREATFWSRSRGRLWKKGESSGHVLRVRDIRIDCDQDAVWLIVEPAGPACHTGARSCFYRRVTAGGLEAVGDEVPGAA
- a CDS encoding MerR family transcriptional regulator, whose amino-acid sequence is MTALAPIAPRQDLECFTISDLCAEFGVTARALRFYEDEGLIAPERRGMSRIYSHRDRARLAWILRGKRVGFSLGEIREMIDLYDVGDGRQVQRQVTIERCRARVATLEAQKHDIDEAIAELNAFLSVVDGQAAPN